One Bradyrhizobium sp. ISRA464 genomic window carries:
- a CDS encoding MdtB/MuxB family multidrug efflux RND transporter permease subunit yields MNPSRPFILRPVATTLLMIAIMLSGMLAFRFLPVAALPEVDYPTIQVQTFYPGASPDVMTSSVTAPLEVQFGQMPNLNQMSSVSSAGASVITLQFGLSISLDVAEQEVQAAINAAGNLLPSDLPAPPIYAKVNPADAPILTLGLTSKTMPLTKVEDFVDTRLAQKISQLAGVGLVSISGGQRPAVRIQADIRKLAAYGLNIDDLRTTLGNANVNTPKGNFDGAMRAHTINANDQIRNAADYRSLIVAYKNGSPVRLSDVGDVVEGAQNDKLGAWMNETPAIILNIQRQPGANVISVVQGIKALLPQLQATLPAAIDLNILTDRTVTIRASVRDVEYELSLAVILVVLVIFVFLRSTRATLIPSLSVPLSLVGTLGAMYLFGFSLNNLSLMALTIATGFVVDDAIVVIENISRYIEEGESPLQAALRGSEQIGFTIISLTVSLIAVLIPLLFMGDVVGRLFREFAITLSVTILISAVVSLTLVPMACAKLLKAEDAAQENTFQRLSREGFDFVIAIYGRMLNWVLDRQTLVLLIALATFGLTAWLYVIIPKGFFPLQDTGVIQAISEAPQSVSYAAMAQRQQQLASVILKDPDVDSLSSFIGVDGTNTTLNSGRILINLKPHEQRKSGIATVMERIKASTASLTGISLYMQPVQDLTIEGTVSRTQYQFILQDADPAQLAEWTPKLVDKLRELPQLSDVTSDISAQGLSVFVEIDRDQAARFGITPATIDNALYDSYGQRIVSTVFTNSNQYRVILEADPTLQNSLQSLSSIYLPSSVGSTPVPLSVMAKMREETAPLQVSHLGQFPSATVSFNLAPGASLGEAVAAIKQAQIDIGQPLGVITSFQGAALAFQSSLSNQLFLILAAIITVYIVLGVLYESFIHPVTILSTLPSAGIGALLALMMAKQDLTIVAIIGIILLIGIVKKNAIMMIDFALDAERNEGKPPREAIYQACLLRFRPIIMTTMAAVLGALPLMIGTGAGSELRHPLGISIVGGLLVSQLLTLFTTPVIYLWFDRLAIRFSGRSGEVGEASGSH; encoded by the coding sequence ATGAACCCGTCGCGTCCATTCATCCTGCGGCCGGTGGCGACGACCCTGCTAATGATCGCCATCATGCTGTCGGGCATGCTGGCGTTCAGATTCCTCCCCGTGGCGGCGCTGCCTGAGGTCGACTACCCGACCATCCAGGTGCAAACCTTCTATCCCGGCGCCAGCCCCGACGTGATGACGTCGTCGGTGACGGCGCCGCTCGAGGTGCAGTTCGGCCAGATGCCGAACCTGAACCAGATGAGCTCGGTCAGTTCGGCCGGCGCTTCCGTCATCACCTTGCAGTTCGGCCTGTCGATCTCGCTCGATGTCGCCGAGCAGGAGGTGCAGGCCGCGATCAACGCCGCGGGCAATCTCCTGCCGTCGGACCTGCCGGCGCCGCCGATCTATGCCAAGGTCAATCCAGCCGACGCCCCGATCCTGACGCTCGGCCTGACCTCGAAGACCATGCCGCTGACCAAGGTCGAGGATTTCGTCGACACGCGGCTGGCGCAGAAAATCTCGCAGCTTGCCGGCGTCGGCCTCGTCAGCATCAGCGGTGGCCAGCGGCCCGCGGTGCGCATCCAGGCCGACATCCGCAAGCTCGCTGCCTACGGCCTCAATATCGACGATCTCCGCACCACGCTCGGCAATGCCAACGTCAATACGCCGAAGGGCAATTTCGACGGCGCGATGCGCGCCCATACGATCAACGCCAACGACCAGATCCGCAATGCGGCCGACTACAGGTCGCTGATCGTTGCCTACAAGAACGGCTCGCCGGTCCGGCTCAGCGACGTCGGCGATGTCGTCGAGGGGGCGCAGAACGACAAGCTCGGCGCCTGGATGAACGAGACGCCGGCGATCATCCTCAACATCCAGCGCCAGCCCGGCGCCAACGTCATCTCGGTTGTGCAAGGGATCAAGGCGCTGCTGCCGCAACTGCAGGCGACGCTGCCGGCCGCGATCGACCTCAACATCCTGACCGACCGCACCGTGACGATCCGGGCCTCGGTCCGCGACGTCGAATATGAACTGTCGCTTGCGGTGATCCTGGTCGTGCTGGTGATCTTCGTATTCCTGCGCTCGACCCGCGCCACCCTGATCCCGAGCCTGTCGGTGCCGCTGTCGCTGGTCGGTACGCTGGGGGCGATGTATCTGTTCGGCTTCAGCCTGAACAATTTGTCGCTGATGGCCCTCACCATCGCGACCGGATTCGTGGTCGACGACGCCATCGTCGTGATCGAGAACATCTCGCGCTACATCGAGGAAGGTGAATCGCCGTTGCAGGCGGCGTTGCGTGGCTCCGAGCAGATCGGCTTCACCATCATCTCGCTGACGGTGTCGCTGATCGCGGTGCTGATCCCGCTCTTGTTCATGGGCGACGTCGTCGGCCGCCTGTTCCGCGAATTCGCCATCACGCTGTCGGTGACGATCCTCATCTCCGCGGTGGTGTCGCTCACGCTGGTGCCGATGGCCTGCGCCAAGCTTTTGAAGGCGGAGGATGCGGCGCAGGAAAACACCTTCCAGCGGCTCAGCCGGGAAGGGTTCGACTTCGTCATCGCGATCTATGGCCGGATGCTCAACTGGGTGCTGGATCGCCAGACCCTGGTGCTGCTGATCGCGCTCGCCACCTTCGGCCTGACCGCGTGGCTCTACGTCATCATCCCCAAGGGCTTCTTTCCGCTGCAGGACACCGGCGTGATCCAGGCGATCTCGGAGGCGCCGCAATCGGTCTCCTATGCGGCGATGGCCCAGCGCCAGCAGCAGCTCGCCAGCGTGATCCTGAAGGACCCGGACGTGGACAGCCTGTCGTCCTTCATCGGCGTCGACGGCACCAACACCACGCTCAATAGCGGCCGCATCCTGATCAACCTGAAGCCGCATGAGCAGCGGAAGTCCGGCATCGCGACGGTCATGGAGCGGATCAAGGCGAGCACCGCGTCGCTGACCGGAATCTCGCTCTACATGCAGCCGGTCCAGGATCTCACGATCGAAGGCACGGTGAGCCGGACGCAATACCAGTTCATCCTGCAGGATGCCGATCCGGCCCAGCTCGCCGAATGGACACCGAAGCTGGTCGACAAGCTGCGCGAATTGCCGCAGCTTAGCGACGTCACCAGCGATATCTCGGCGCAGGGCCTTTCGGTGTTCGTCGAGATCGACCGCGACCAGGCGGCGCGGTTCGGGATCACACCGGCGACGATCGACAACGCGCTCTACGACTCCTACGGCCAGCGCATCGTCTCCACCGTCTTCACCAATTCGAACCAGTACCGCGTGATCCTGGAGGCCGATCCGACCCTGCAGAACTCGCTGCAATCGCTGTCGTCGATCTACCTGCCGTCCTCGGTGGGGTCTACGCCGGTGCCATTGTCGGTGATGGCGAAGATGCGCGAGGAGACCGCGCCGCTACAGGTCTCGCATCTCGGCCAGTTCCCGTCGGCGACGGTGTCGTTCAACCTCGCGCCCGGTGCCTCGCTGGGCGAGGCGGTGGCGGCGATCAAGCAGGCCCAGATCGACATCGGCCAGCCGCTCGGCGTCATCACCAGCTTCCAGGGCGCTGCGCTGGCGTTCCAGTCGTCGCTGTCCAACCAGCTCTTCCTGATCCTCGCGGCGATCATCACGGTCTACATCGTGCTCGGCGTGCTCTATGAGAGCTTCATCCATCCGGTCACGATCCTGTCGACCCTGCCTTCTGCCGGCATCGGCGCGCTGCTGGCGCTGATGATGGCGAAGCAGGACCTCACCATCGTCGCGATTATCGGCATCATCCTGTTGATCGGTATCGTGAAGAAGAACGCGATCATGATGATCGACTTCGCGCTGGATGCCGAGCGCAACGAGGGCAAGCCGCCGCGCGAGGCGATCTACCAGGCGTGCCTGTTGCGCTTCCGGCCGATCATCATGACGACGATGGCCGCGGTGCTCGGCGCGCTGCCGTTGATGATCGGAACCGGCGCGGGCTCCGAGTTGCGGCATCCGCTCGGCATCTCGATCGTCGGCGGCCTGCTGGTGAGCCAGCTGCTCACCCTGTTCACGACGCCGGTCATCTATCTCTGGTTCGATCGTCTCGCGATCCGGTTTTCGGGGCGATCGGGGGAGGTCGGCGAGGCAAGCGGGTCGCACTGA
- a CDS encoding MdtA/MuxA family multidrug efflux RND transporter periplasmic adaptor subunit: protein MDQQIKDRTIVPSTDTPKRTGRTSRGRVVLTTLIVLLLLAGIVWWTRHQSAPQQAGGGRNSAPMSIVPETVAKGDIGVSLNALGTVTSLATVTIRSQISGYLMKVDFKEGDEVKRGDLIAEIDSRPYEATLAQAKGQLARDEAQLKGAQVDLTRYQGLAAQNAVPHQQLDTQIALVAQYQGTVEADRASVKSAEVNLAYCHIVSPINGRVGLRQVDLGNYVTPGDTSGIVVITQLEPVSVLFTLPEDNLQAVAKRLREGAVLPTAAYDRSGTNKLAEGTLQTFDSQIDPTTGTIKLRAKFENDQRTLYPNQFVNVRLLLDTHKDVTTMSSAGIQRGVPGTFVYLVNADSTVSVKPVKLGVTDGDRVEVLSGLSPGDRVVIDGADKLREGAKVIVRSAADVANPAAAAKGGAKGDTKAGAKGADPEKTGGGKSKRSEDGRKQ, encoded by the coding sequence ATGGACCAGCAGATAAAAGATCGGACCATCGTTCCATCAACTGACACGCCCAAGCGGACCGGGCGGACATCGCGTGGCCGGGTCGTGCTGACGACGTTGATCGTGTTGCTGTTGCTTGCCGGCATCGTCTGGTGGACGCGGCACCAGAGCGCGCCGCAACAGGCCGGCGGTGGACGCAACAGCGCGCCGATGTCGATCGTGCCGGAGACCGTCGCCAAGGGCGACATCGGCGTCAGCCTCAATGCGCTCGGGACCGTGACGTCGCTCGCCACGGTGACGATCAGGAGCCAGATCAGCGGCTACCTGATGAAGGTCGATTTCAAGGAAGGCGATGAGGTCAAGAGGGGCGATCTGATCGCCGAGATCGATTCTCGTCCCTATGAGGCAACACTGGCACAGGCCAAAGGTCAGCTCGCGCGCGACGAAGCGCAACTCAAGGGCGCCCAGGTCGACCTGACCCGCTACCAGGGCCTCGCCGCGCAGAATGCGGTGCCGCACCAGCAGCTCGACACCCAGATCGCGCTGGTCGCGCAGTATCAGGGCACTGTGGAAGCCGACCGCGCCTCGGTGAAATCGGCCGAGGTCAATTTGGCGTACTGCCACATCGTGTCGCCGATCAACGGCCGCGTCGGTCTGCGCCAGGTGGATCTCGGCAACTACGTGACCCCGGGAGACACCAGCGGCATCGTCGTGATCACGCAGCTCGAACCGGTCAGCGTGCTGTTCACCTTGCCGGAGGACAATCTGCAGGCGGTCGCGAAGCGGCTGCGTGAGGGCGCTGTGTTGCCGACCGCGGCCTACGACCGCAGCGGCACCAATAAGCTCGCCGAGGGAACGCTGCAGACCTTCGACAGCCAGATCGATCCGACCACAGGCACGATCAAGCTGCGCGCCAAGTTCGAGAACGACCAGCGCACGCTGTATCCGAACCAGTTCGTCAACGTCCGCCTGCTGCTCGACACGCACAAGGATGTCACGACGATGTCGAGCGCCGGAATCCAGCGCGGCGTGCCCGGCACCTTCGTCTATCTCGTGAATGCCGACAGCACCGTGTCGGTCAAGCCCGTGAAGCTCGGCGTCACCGACGGCGACCGCGTCGAAGTGCTCTCGGGGCTTTCGCCCGGCGATCGCGTCGTGATCGACGGCGCCGACAAGCTGCGCGAGGGCGCGAAGGTGATCGTTCGCTCGGCGGCCGACGTCGCCAATCCCGCCGCCGCGGCCAAGGGCGGCGCCAAGGGAGATACCAAGGCGGGCGCCAAAGGGGCTGATCCTGAGAAGACAGGTGGTGGCAAGAGCAAGCGCTCCGAGGACGGACGGAAGCAATGA
- the aat gene encoding leucyl/phenylalanyl-tRNA--protein transferase: protein MTSRDSASSEITPEVLLRAYACGIFPMAESADDPTLFWVEPELRGVIPLDGFRVASRLARTVRSDAFTVTVDTAFKAVIAGCAAPHPGRDDTWINKRIRDLYVGLNTLGHCHSVEVWQDDNLVGGLYGVSLGRAFFGESMFHTARDASKVALVHLVARLIVGGFELLDTQYVTEHLKTFGAIEIPRRRYRALLDKAITGARGDFRKLDVTQPIRGADALAIIAQRN from the coding sequence ATGACGTCGCGCGACTCCGCCTCTTCCGAAATCACGCCCGAAGTGCTGCTGCGCGCCTACGCCTGCGGCATCTTTCCGATGGCGGAGAGCGCCGACGACCCGACCCTGTTCTGGGTCGAGCCCGAACTGCGCGGCGTGATTCCGCTCGATGGCTTCCGCGTCGCCTCGCGGCTGGCGCGCACCGTGCGCTCGGATGCGTTCACGGTCACGGTCGACACCGCGTTCAAGGCCGTGATCGCAGGCTGCGCGGCGCCGCATCCCGGCCGTGACGACACCTGGATCAACAAGCGTATCCGCGATCTCTATGTCGGCCTGAACACGCTTGGCCATTGCCACAGCGTCGAGGTGTGGCAGGACGACAATCTGGTCGGCGGGCTCTATGGCGTGAGCCTCGGCCGCGCCTTCTTCGGGGAAAGCATGTTCCACACCGCGCGCGACGCATCGAAGGTCGCGCTGGTGCATCTGGTGGCGCGTCTGATCGTCGGGGGGTTCGAACTGCTCGACACGCAGTATGTGACCGAGCACCTGAAGACGTTCGGTGCGATCGAGATTCCACGCCGCCGCTATCGCGCGCTGCTCGACAAGGCGATCACAGGTGCGCGCGGAGATTTCCGCAAGCTCGACGTCACGCAGCCGATCAGAGGCGCGGACGCCCTCGCCATCATCGCCCAGCGCAATTGA
- a CDS encoding DUF2155 domain-containing protein: MSRTIALIGFAALIAASTVSLAPPACAQIGTIFSDPPPRPPGAIPRGQMPPPGDDDEEVPELPRGRVLPTPNRPLPPAQAVPPPGSVQSQPLAPPPGTAVAPPNGQPGVAVQPPQPGAPNVANAPPGQRPPAKGTPQAPGALQPGDEVVQEPPSTKITNKKASFSGLDKITGRIINFDEDIGETVQFGALRVKTDACYTRPSTEAANTDAFVEVDEITLQGEVKRIFSGWMFAASPGLHGVEHPIYDIWLTDCKGPDQTIVTAAPDPPKQPTPPPPPPAQKRPAKQAAPRPAPPPPQYQQQPPPPPPPQQQRPGGLFGGLFGN; the protein is encoded by the coding sequence ATGTCTCGAACCATTGCCCTGATTGGCTTTGCGGCCTTGATCGCCGCCTCAACCGTCTCGCTTGCGCCGCCCGCGTGCGCGCAGATCGGAACGATTTTCTCCGATCCGCCGCCGCGTCCGCCCGGTGCGATTCCGCGCGGCCAGATGCCGCCGCCCGGCGATGACGACGAGGAAGTGCCGGAATTGCCGCGCGGCAGGGTGCTGCCGACGCCGAACCGGCCGCTGCCGCCGGCGCAGGCCGTGCCGCCGCCCGGGAGCGTGCAGTCGCAGCCCTTGGCGCCTCCGCCCGGCACCGCTGTCGCGCCGCCGAACGGCCAGCCTGGCGTTGCCGTGCAGCCGCCGCAGCCCGGCGCGCCGAATGTCGCCAACGCGCCTCCGGGGCAGCGTCCGCCCGCCAAAGGCACGCCGCAGGCACCTGGGGCGCTGCAGCCCGGCGACGAGGTCGTGCAGGAGCCGCCGTCGACCAAGATCACCAACAAGAAGGCGAGCTTCTCCGGGCTCGACAAGATCACCGGGCGCATCATCAATTTCGACGAGGATATCGGCGAGACCGTGCAGTTCGGCGCGCTGCGCGTGAAGACTGATGCCTGCTACACCAGGCCGTCGACCGAAGCCGCCAACACCGATGCCTTTGTCGAGGTGGACGAGATCACGCTGCAGGGCGAGGTGAAGCGGATCTTCTCGGGCTGGATGTTCGCCGCCAGCCCGGGCCTGCACGGCGTCGAGCATCCGATTTACGACATCTGGCTGACCGACTGCAAAGGGCCGGACCAGACCATCGTGACCGCCGCGCCCGATCCGCCGAAGCAGCCGACGCCGCCACCGCCGCCTCCGGCGCAGAAGCGTCCGGCGAAGCAGGCCGCGCCGCGTCCCGCGCCACCGCCGCCGCAGTATCAGCAGCAGCCACCGCCACCACCTCCGCCGCAACAGCAGCGGCCGGGCGGATTGTTCGGCGGCTTGTTCGGGAATTAG
- a CDS encoding SDR family NAD(P)-dependent oxidoreductase, which produces MPDRIRLDGRVAVVTGAAGVIGTATLHLLAERGARIVAVDRKETDPKAAIKDLPASAEALAVAADVTQEDEVKDYVRAAVDRFGTIDVFYNNAGIEGDIKPIPEYSLESFRRVLDVNVVGVFLGMKYVLPVMLKQNKGSIINTASIAGLMGSPMIAVYSASKHAVIGLTKSAAWECTGTGVRVNCVCPGLIDSRMLSTILQGRSGGSAPPPTEKIVDRIPARRLGLASEVASIVAFLASDEASYVSGSAYTVDGGRTAA; this is translated from the coding sequence ATGCCCGATCGTATCAGGCTCGATGGCCGGGTCGCCGTCGTCACCGGCGCTGCCGGCGTCATCGGAACGGCCACGCTCCATCTGCTCGCCGAACGGGGTGCGCGGATTGTGGCAGTCGATCGCAAGGAGACCGACCCGAAGGCCGCCATCAAGGACCTGCCGGCCTCGGCGGAAGCGCTGGCGGTAGCCGCGGACGTCACCCAGGAAGACGAGGTGAAGGACTATGTCCGCGCCGCGGTCGACAGGTTCGGCACCATCGACGTCTTCTACAACAACGCCGGCATCGAGGGCGACATCAAGCCGATCCCCGAATACTCGCTGGAAAGCTTTCGCCGTGTGCTCGACGTCAACGTGGTCGGCGTCTTCCTCGGCATGAAGTACGTGCTGCCCGTCATGCTGAAGCAGAACAAGGGCAGCATCATCAACACCGCCTCGATCGCCGGCCTGATGGGCTCGCCGATGATCGCGGTCTACAGCGCCAGCAAGCACGCGGTGATCGGGCTGACCAAGAGCGCGGCCTGGGAATGCACCGGCACCGGCGTGCGTGTCAATTGCGTCTGCCCCGGCTTGATCGACAGCCGGATGCTGAGCACGATCCTGCAGGGCCGCAGCGGCGGCAGCGCGCCGCCTCCCACCGAGAAGATCGTCGACCGCATCCCGGCGCGCCGGCTCGGCCTGGCAAGCGAGGTCGCCTCGATCGTCGCCTTCCTCGCCTCCGACGAAGCAAGCTACGTGTCGGGCTCCGCCTACACCGTCGATGGCGGCCGCACCGCCGCCTAA
- a CDS encoding alpha/beta hydrolase: protein MPVVLDPDAAAVYKAFQEAGRPAYETLTAPEARDYYRAARVVSNPEPPALESSKPLAIPAPHGTIPARIYTPKTLRKAAGLAPCLVFFHGGGWVIGDLDTHEVVCQKLAHEGELIVISIDYRLAPEHRFPAAVDDAVTATRWVAANAKDLGVDASRLIVGGDSAGGNLAAVVALTARDGGPKLAGQVLIYPATDFSRKHPSHRELETSILLTHSVIGWFANHYLGDADSSDWRASPARAKSFAGLPPAYVLTAGADPLRDEGDEYAKFLKDAGVPVTYRHFPGQFHGFFTMGKLLNEANVAVTEIGAWLKSLN from the coding sequence ATGCCCGTCGTTCTCGATCCCGATGCAGCCGCCGTCTACAAGGCGTTCCAGGAGGCCGGCCGTCCCGCTTATGAGACGCTCACGGCGCCGGAAGCACGCGACTACTATCGAGCCGCCCGCGTCGTCAGCAATCCCGAGCCGCCCGCGCTCGAGTCGAGCAAGCCGCTCGCGATCCCGGCGCCGCACGGCACGATCCCGGCGCGCATCTACACGCCGAAGACGCTGCGCAAGGCAGCCGGTCTCGCGCCGTGCCTGGTGTTCTTCCATGGCGGCGGCTGGGTGATCGGCGACCTCGATACCCACGAGGTTGTCTGCCAGAAGCTCGCGCACGAGGGCGAGTTGATCGTGATCTCGATCGACTATCGTCTGGCGCCCGAGCACCGCTTCCCCGCCGCGGTCGATGACGCCGTCACCGCGACCCGATGGGTCGCCGCCAACGCAAAAGACCTCGGCGTCGATGCCTCGCGCCTGATCGTCGGTGGCGACAGCGCCGGCGGCAACCTCGCAGCCGTCGTCGCGCTCACCGCCCGTGACGGCGGACCGAAGCTCGCCGGCCAGGTGCTGATCTATCCCGCGACGGATTTTTCGCGGAAGCATCCCTCGCATCGCGAGTTGGAGACCAGCATCCTGCTGACGCATTCGGTGATCGGTTGGTTCGCCAATCATTATCTGGGCGATGCCGACAGCAGCGACTGGCGCGCCTCGCCCGCGCGCGCCAAGAGCTTTGCCGGACTGCCGCCGGCCTATGTGCTGACCGCGGGCGCCGATCCGCTGCGCGACGAAGGCGACGAATACGCCAAATTCCTGAAGGACGCCGGCGTGCCTGTGACCTACCGGCATTTCCCCGGCCAATTCCACGGCTTCTTCACCATGGGCAAGCTGCTCAACGAGGCCAACGTCGCGGTCACCGAAATCGGTGCCTGGCTGAAGAGCTTGAACTGA